A region from the Acidimicrobiia bacterium genome encodes:
- a CDS encoding inositol monophosphatase family protein — MGPAELLPLFLDAADAEREAVAALAGPARRAHTDRPGQYQLDLVADAAVLDVLRAAPVRVVSEESGVSGPADAPITVVVDPVDGSTNCSRHIPYWGISLCALDADGPLCALVGNSATGERYTAVRGQGAWADGAPLRAASTTELDTAVIGVAGLPRPGPWRQFRALGSLALALCDVAAGRLDGFLDALADQHAPWDYLGGLLACREAGAVVVDGPGRDLVTSDPDARRRVLAGATPPLLDALRALVG, encoded by the coding sequence GTGGGCCCGGCCGAGCTGCTCCCGCTGTTCCTCGACGCCGCCGACGCCGAGCGCGAGGCGGTGGCGGCGCTCGCGGGCCCGGCGCGTCGGGCGCACACCGACCGCCCCGGCCAGTACCAGCTCGATCTCGTCGCCGACGCCGCCGTCCTCGACGTGCTGCGCGCGGCGCCGGTGCGCGTCGTGAGCGAGGAGTCGGGGGTGTCGGGCCCCGCCGACGCGCCGATCACGGTGGTCGTCGACCCCGTCGACGGGTCGACGAACTGCTCTCGCCACATCCCGTACTGGGGCATCTCCCTGTGCGCGCTCGACGCCGACGGGCCGCTCTGCGCCCTGGTGGGGAACTCGGCCACCGGCGAGCGGTACACGGCCGTGCGCGGCCAGGGCGCGTGGGCCGACGGCGCGCCGCTGCGCGCGGCGTCGACGACGGAACTCGACACCGCCGTGATCGGCGTCGCCGGCCTGCCCCGCCCGGGCCCGTGGCGGCAGTTCCGCGCCCTCGGCTCGCTCGCCCTCGCCCTCTGCGACGTCGCCGCCGGCCGGCTCGACGGGTTCCTCGACGCCCTCGCCGACCAGCACGCGCCCTGGGACTACCTGGGCGGGCTCCTCGCCTGCCGCGAGGCCGGCGCCGTCGTCGTCGACGGGCCCGGCCGTGACCTCGTGACCAGCGACCCGGACGCCCGTCGGCGGGTGCTGGCGGGCGCGACGCCCCCGCTCCTCGACGCGCTGCGAGCCCTTGTCGGCTAG
- a CDS encoding NTP transferase domain-containing protein yields MSSTAGLLLTGGTSSRLGVAKAELRRDGERLADRGARLVASVCTAALEVGPGVSPLPAVREDPPGAGPLAALVAGADALARSGGRRPVLVLAVDLPFVEVPLLRWLVEHPAPGSVVPRVDGRPQPLCARYAAADLTVAAALRAGGAAAMHDLLAAVPVTYEDEPGWGAVTTAAAFTDVDTPDAVRRAGLTGPAATPG; encoded by the coding sequence GTGTCGAGCACCGCGGGGCTGCTGCTGACGGGGGGCACCAGCTCGCGCCTCGGCGTCGCGAAGGCCGAGCTCCGCCGGGACGGCGAGCGCCTCGCCGACCGGGGGGCGCGACTGGTGGCGTCCGTGTGCACCGCAGCGCTCGAGGTCGGCCCGGGCGTCAGCCCGCTCCCCGCCGTGCGCGAGGACCCGCCCGGCGCCGGGCCCCTCGCCGCCCTCGTCGCCGGCGCCGACGCGCTGGCCCGGAGCGGCGGGCGTCGCCCAGTGCTCGTGCTCGCCGTCGACCTGCCGTTCGTGGAGGTGCCGCTGCTGCGGTGGCTCGTCGAGCACCCGGCGCCGGGCTCGGTGGTGCCGCGCGTCGACGGCCGGCCGCAGCCCCTCTGCGCCCGCTACGCCGCGGCCGACCTCACCGTCGCCGCCGCGCTGCGAGCCGGTGGCGCGGCCGCGATGCACGACCTGCTCGCGGCCGTGCCCGTCACCTACGAGGACGAGCCGGGGTGGGGCGCGGTCACGACCGCAGCCGCGTTCACCGACGTCGACACCCCCGACGCGGTGCGCCGCGCCGGGCTGACCGGGCCGGCGGCGACGCCGGGCTAG
- a CDS encoding TIGR03668 family PPOX class F420-dependent oxidoreductase yields the protein MEPALMRSRLEAAPVAILATTDDRGHAHLVPVCFALLADDRLVTAVDHKPKRTSALRRLDHVRARPAVSLLAHHYEDDWAALWWVRADGAAVVVDHPDADLLAPLTAKYRPYAERPPLGPAIVVTIERWTGWAAG from the coding sequence GTGGAGCCGGCGCTGATGCGATCGCGCCTGGAGGCCGCGCCGGTGGCCATCCTGGCCACGACCGACGACCGCGGCCACGCGCACCTCGTCCCGGTGTGTTTCGCGCTCCTCGCCGACGACCGCCTCGTCACCGCGGTCGACCACAAGCCGAAGCGCACGAGCGCGCTCCGCCGCCTCGACCACGTGCGGGCCCGCCCCGCGGTCAGCCTCCTCGCCCACCACTACGAGGACGACTGGGCTGCGCTCTGGTGGGTGCGGGCCGACGGCGCCGCGGTCGTCGTCGACCATCCCGACGCCGACCTGCTCGCGCCGCTGACCGCGAAGTACCGCCCCTACGCCGAGCGGCCGCCACTCGGCCCGGCCATCGTCGTCACGATCGAGCGGTGGACCGGCTGGGCGGCGGGGTGA
- a CDS encoding VOC family protein, producing MLGDHPDYVVLVVEDVARAVGFYTGVLGLRLAHDAGTYAQLDTGTTRVGLYERAAMSETLGRPLRRPDADQPGFELGFKVDDCDRAYAQLLRGGAQPATAPTDRPWGQRTAYVLDPDGHLVELAEDLTPPPSRSTARS from the coding sequence GTGCTCGGTGACCACCCGGACTACGTCGTGCTGGTCGTCGAGGACGTGGCGCGCGCGGTCGGCTTCTACACCGGGGTGCTCGGCTTGCGGCTGGCGCACGACGCCGGCACCTACGCCCAGCTCGACACCGGTACGACCCGAGTCGGGCTCTACGAGCGGGCGGCGATGAGCGAGACGCTGGGCCGGCCGCTCCGCCGCCCCGACGCCGACCAGCCGGGCTTCGAGCTCGGGTTCAAGGTCGACGACTGCGACCGCGCCTACGCGCAGCTGCTCCGAGGCGGCGCCCAGCCGGCGACGGCGCCGACCGACCGGCCGTGGGGCCAGCGCACCGCGTACGTCCTCGACCCCGACGGGCACCTCGTCGAGCTGGCCGAGGACCTCACCCCGCCGCCCAGCCGGTCCACCGCTCGATCGTGA
- a CDS encoding 4a-hydroxytetrahydrobiopterin dehydratase: MPPLTDAEVREGLAGLPGWERSGDEIVRTYERASFRDVIDLVGRIADLAEAANHHPDLDIRYSRLRVVLSTHSEGGITGKDLALAAQIDAAAT; encoded by the coding sequence GTGCCCCCGCTCACCGACGCCGAGGTCCGGGAGGGCCTGGCCGGCCTCCCCGGGTGGGAGCGGTCAGGCGACGAGATCGTGCGGACCTACGAGCGGGCGTCGTTCCGCGACGTGATCGACCTGGTGGGGCGCATCGCCGACCTCGCCGAGGCCGCGAACCACCACCCCGACCTCGACATCCGGTACTCGCGGCTGCGCGTCGTGCTCAGCACCCACAGCGAGGGCGGCATCACGGGCAAGGACCTCGCGCTCGCGGCCCAGATCGACGCCGCGGCCACCTAG
- a CDS encoding adenylate/guanylate cyclase domain-containing protein: MTCPACGAAAPPDARFCPTCGHLLVARPDERRVVTLLFADLVGFTSFSEHSDPEAVKALVDECFEALSADVSAYGGLVDKIIGDALLALFGAPVAHEDDAERAVRCALRMQHTLAAAADPSGRRPALRIAVNTGEVLVGALRAGGDYTAMGDVVNTASRLQAVADPGCVVVGAETHAATAHAIRYEPLGLQTVRGRSEPVEAWVAVGASAPPGARRRARTPLVGRDAEVGLLRAIVDTALARRRAHLVLVTGGAGVGKSRLASAAARHAEEEHGAQVLTGRCVPYGEDVWWPIAETIRAVCGVPGNATHEEARARIYEDVAGATGRPVDDPEVARVGRGLLYLLGYADALHDVDPARARTDALRSGQALFRHLAEKCPVVLVLSDLHWADEVVLDLVERLLDALRAAPFVLLATARPDLEERWRPQPGRHNLSVLNLEPLDGPAVRALVEELLGADATPELTAALHERSGGNPFFIEELAALIRESGPGGPVEGRLPATLQGLVTARLDSLAPSERNLIEDCAVVGTSGPLAAAAALAGARDDADPSAALLQLTDRELLEVGDGEFRFPSEVVRDVAYSTLTKAERARRHAVLAEWLSKQLSEDDAGASATERVAHHYGAAAVLLRELGAVDGVPADLPERALAMLELAGDRAWAAELWPSATRLFDQALAVLPPDTPDDTRWRLQLGHATAATAQHDLAAARADIDGVLEEDPDPRTTARALVLLGEVQQRLGDAEGAIETAQQAIDRWRDLGDDLGVATALRVRGVTYMFMGDQDGADRDLSAALQAFQAAGDRRGEAWALQNLASIAFFRGDAERADERLERSTAVFSELGDYGGLNWCRSIQAWVRFMQGRTAEAEALAHEQRAETAATGNRWLAAILTLLLAILDLWRGESERAIDFGYDALARFEATGDPWGQNQAEAALVRSLACRGRVGDAFDLLDRDSDRGPRDDALLRAQVLVHLGDPGALPAALHVTFHEGAGAEIVATGRLALGWALLQDGRVDEAVAELEAAEAIGVRKHTGSAMAITAGLSLAYAAAGRLDEARALGDAGAGQGTYLDRLQHALGAAFARLRSADPDAAGAFDALVAESDETEARLDQAITRLARAHAWRALGRADADAAAAEAQSRLDAIGIAAPGWSRAFSLAAGA; this comes from the coding sequence GTGACTTGTCCGGCGTGCGGGGCGGCGGCGCCGCCCGACGCGCGCTTCTGCCCCACCTGCGGGCACCTCCTCGTGGCCCGCCCCGACGAGCGGCGGGTCGTCACCCTCCTGTTCGCCGACCTGGTCGGGTTCACGAGCTTCTCCGAGCACAGCGACCCCGAGGCGGTGAAGGCCCTCGTCGACGAGTGCTTCGAGGCCCTCAGCGCCGACGTGTCCGCCTACGGCGGTCTCGTGGACAAGATCATCGGCGACGCCCTCCTCGCCCTGTTCGGCGCCCCCGTCGCCCACGAGGACGACGCCGAGCGCGCCGTGCGGTGCGCGCTGCGCATGCAGCACACCCTCGCCGCCGCCGCCGACCCCTCCGGCCGGCGCCCGGCCCTCCGCATCGCCGTCAACACCGGCGAGGTGCTCGTCGGCGCGCTGCGGGCCGGCGGCGACTACACGGCGATGGGCGACGTCGTGAACACGGCCAGCCGGCTCCAGGCCGTCGCCGACCCCGGCTGCGTGGTGGTCGGGGCCGAGACGCACGCCGCCACCGCGCACGCGATCCGGTACGAGCCCCTCGGCTTGCAGACGGTGCGCGGCCGCTCGGAGCCGGTCGAGGCGTGGGTGGCGGTCGGCGCGTCGGCGCCGCCGGGCGCGCGCCGACGGGCTCGAACCCCGCTGGTCGGCCGCGACGCCGAGGTCGGCCTGCTGCGGGCCATCGTCGACACCGCGCTCGCCCGACGCCGCGCCCACCTCGTGCTGGTCACCGGCGGGGCCGGCGTCGGCAAGTCCCGGCTCGCCAGCGCGGCGGCGCGCCACGCCGAGGAGGAGCACGGCGCCCAGGTGCTCACCGGTCGCTGCGTCCCCTACGGCGAGGACGTGTGGTGGCCGATCGCGGAGACGATCCGGGCCGTCTGCGGCGTACCCGGCAACGCCACCCACGAGGAGGCGCGGGCGCGCATCTACGAGGACGTCGCCGGCGCGACCGGCCGCCCCGTCGACGACCCCGAGGTCGCTCGCGTCGGGCGCGGCCTCCTCTACCTCCTCGGCTACGCCGACGCGCTGCACGACGTCGACCCGGCCCGGGCCCGAACCGACGCGCTTCGATCGGGCCAGGCCCTCTTCCGGCACCTGGCCGAGAAGTGCCCGGTCGTCCTCGTGCTGTCCGACCTGCACTGGGCCGACGAGGTCGTCCTCGACCTCGTCGAGCGGCTCCTCGACGCGCTGCGCGCGGCGCCGTTCGTGCTGCTGGCCACGGCCCGACCCGACCTCGAGGAGCGCTGGCGACCCCAGCCCGGTCGGCACAACCTCAGCGTGCTGAACCTCGAGCCCCTCGACGGCCCCGCGGTGCGCGCCCTCGTCGAGGAGCTGCTCGGCGCCGACGCCACCCCCGAGCTCACCGCGGCGCTGCACGAGCGCAGCGGCGGCAACCCGTTCTTCATCGAGGAGCTGGCGGCGCTGATCCGCGAGTCCGGGCCCGGGGGCCCGGTCGAGGGGCGGCTGCCCGCCACCCTCCAGGGCCTCGTGACGGCGCGGCTTGACTCGCTGGCGCCGTCCGAGCGGAACCTCATCGAGGACTGCGCCGTGGTGGGAACGAGCGGTCCCCTCGCCGCGGCCGCGGCGCTGGCCGGGGCCCGGGACGACGCCGACCCCTCGGCGGCCCTCCTCCAGCTCACCGACCGGGAGCTCCTCGAGGTCGGCGACGGCGAGTTCCGGTTCCCGTCCGAGGTCGTGCGCGACGTCGCCTACAGCACCCTCACGAAGGCCGAGCGGGCGCGGCGTCACGCCGTGCTCGCCGAGTGGCTGTCGAAGCAGCTCAGCGAGGACGACGCCGGCGCCAGCGCGACCGAGCGGGTCGCGCACCACTACGGCGCCGCCGCGGTGCTGCTCCGCGAGCTCGGCGCGGTCGACGGCGTCCCCGCCGACCTCCCGGAGCGGGCCCTGGCCATGCTCGAGCTCGCCGGCGACCGGGCCTGGGCCGCCGAGCTGTGGCCGAGCGCCACCCGGCTCTTCGACCAGGCCCTGGCGGTGCTGCCGCCCGACACGCCCGACGACACCCGCTGGCGGCTGCAGCTGGGGCACGCCACCGCGGCCACGGCCCAGCACGACCTCGCCGCCGCGCGCGCCGACATCGACGGGGTCCTCGAGGAGGACCCGGATCCGCGCACGACCGCGCGCGCCCTCGTGCTCCTCGGCGAGGTGCAGCAGCGCCTCGGTGACGCCGAGGGCGCGATCGAGACCGCCCAGCAGGCGATCGATCGGTGGCGCGACCTCGGCGACGACCTCGGCGTCGCCACCGCGCTGCGGGTCCGCGGCGTCACCTACATGTTCATGGGCGACCAGGACGGCGCCGACCGCGACCTGTCCGCCGCGTTGCAGGCGTTCCAGGCCGCGGGCGACCGCCGCGGCGAGGCGTGGGCGCTGCAGAACCTGGCCTCGATCGCGTTCTTCCGTGGCGACGCCGAGCGGGCCGACGAGCGGCTCGAGCGCTCCACGGCCGTGTTCAGCGAGCTCGGCGACTACGGCGGCCTGAACTGGTGCCGGAGCATCCAGGCGTGGGTCCGGTTCATGCAGGGCCGGACGGCCGAGGCCGAGGCGCTGGCCCACGAGCAGCGGGCCGAGACCGCCGCCACCGGGAACCGGTGGCTCGCCGCCATCCTCACCCTGCTCCTCGCCATCCTCGACCTGTGGCGGGGCGAGAGCGAGCGCGCCATCGACTTCGGCTACGACGCCCTCGCCCGCTTCGAGGCCACCGGGGACCCGTGGGGGCAGAACCAGGCCGAGGCGGCGTTGGTGCGCTCGCTGGCGTGCCGGGGCCGGGTCGGCGACGCCTTCGACCTCCTCGACCGCGACAGTGACCGCGGGCCCCGCGACGACGCCTTGCTGCGGGCGCAGGTGCTCGTCCACCTCGGCGACCCGGGCGCCCTCCCGGCCGCGCTCCACGTCACCTTCCACGAGGGCGCCGGCGCCGAGATCGTGGCCACCGGGCGCCTGGCGCTCGGCTGGGCGCTGCTCCAGGACGGCCGCGTCGACGAGGCCGTGGCCGAGCTCGAGGCGGCGGAGGCGATCGGCGTCCGGAAGCACACCGGCTCGGCGATGGCGATCACCGCGGGGCTGTCGCTCGCATATGCAGCGGCCGGCCGCCTCGACGAGGCACGGGCGCTCGGCGACGCCGGCGCGGGACAGGGAACCTACCTGGACCGCCTCCAGCACGCCCTCGGCGCCGCGTTCGCGCGGCTGCGGTCCGCCGACCCCGACGCGGCCGGCGCCTTCGACGCCCTCGTGGCCGAAAGCGACGAGACCGAGGCCCGCCTCGACCAGGCGATCACCCGGCTCGCGCGCGCCCACGCCTGGCGGGCGCTCGGCCGCGCCGACGCCGACGCGGCCGCGGCCGAGGCCCAGAGCCGGCTCGACGCCATCGGCATCGCCGCGCCGGGCTGGTCACGGGCGTTCTCGCTCGCCGCCGGCGCGTAG
- a CDS encoding Gfo/Idh/MocA family oxidoreductase: MTLRVGVVGTGFGARVVAPAFASTAGCTVADVVSARDDAAVAALCADPTLDLVCVHSPPFLHSPHVRRAIAGGHAVLCDKPFGLDAGQAQALLAAADVADCLHLLNFEFRYDATRARVRALVADGVVGTPEHVQWTHLSAASRQPLRPHGWLFDRGAGGGWVGAWGSHAVDFLRWTFGEVLDVTARCRTTIGTRPDATGTGRRCDAEDGFTALLTLADGVTAAIDSTFAAPVSMAPRLVVVGSDGVLECVADARVVVRAGDGGRREYHDGGDGDPHVEPMRRWAGVVRDCVQDGVAPPGAPTFADGLACARVLDRLRAGGERERP, translated from the coding sequence GTGACGCTGCGCGTCGGCGTGGTCGGCACCGGGTTCGGTGCCCGGGTGGTGGCGCCGGCGTTCGCGTCGACCGCCGGGTGCACCGTCGCCGACGTGGTCTCGGCGCGCGACGACGCCGCCGTGGCCGCGCTCTGCGCCGACCCCACCCTCGACCTGGTGTGCGTGCACTCGCCCCCCTTCCTGCACAGTCCCCACGTGCGCCGCGCCATCGCCGGCGGGCACGCGGTCCTCTGCGACAAGCCGTTCGGCCTCGACGCCGGGCAGGCCCAGGCGCTGCTGGCGGCGGCCGACGTCGCCGACTGCCTCCACCTGCTGAACTTCGAGTTCCGCTACGACGCGACGCGCGCGCGGGTGCGGGCGCTCGTCGCCGACGGCGTCGTCGGGACGCCCGAGCACGTGCAGTGGACTCATCTCAGCGCGGCGTCGCGGCAGCCGCTGCGGCCTCACGGGTGGCTCTTCGACCGGGGCGCCGGCGGCGGCTGGGTCGGAGCCTGGGGCTCGCACGCGGTCGACTTCCTGCGCTGGACCTTCGGCGAGGTCCTCGACGTGACCGCGCGCTGCCGCACCACGATCGGCACGCGCCCCGACGCCACTGGGACCGGCCGCCGCTGCGACGCCGAGGACGGGTTCACCGCCCTGCTGACCCTGGCCGACGGCGTGACAGCGGCGATCGACTCCACGTTCGCGGCGCCGGTGTCGATGGCGCCGCGGCTCGTCGTCGTCGGCAGCGACGGCGTCCTCGAGTGCGTGGCCGACGCTCGGGTCGTCGTGCGGGCCGGCGACGGCGGCCGTCGCGAGTACCACGACGGTGGGGACGGCGACCCGCACGTCGAGCCGATGCGCCGGTGGGCGGGCGTGGTGCGGGACTGCGTCCAGGACGGCGTGGCGCCGCCGGGCGCGCCCACCTTCGCCGACGGGCTGGCCTGCGCCCGCGTCCTCGACCGGCTACGCGCCGGCGGCGAGCGAGAACGCCCGTGA
- a CDS encoding glucosamine-6-phosphate deaminase, with the protein MRTFVVGAATVRVHATPAELGEDAAAVAADVIGAAVAARGTANVMFATGNSQLAFLAALTARPDVGWSQVVGFHMDEYVGLGSDHPASFRRYLRERVVERVRPGAFHYLDGDAADPVAECARYAALLAEHPLDLCCLGIGENGHLAFNDPPVADFDDPRAVKVVELDERCRAQQVGEGHFAALEAVPPQALTVTIPALLAAGRVLAVVPEARKRDPVRAALTGPVTTACPASILRTRGTVTIELDEESAAGIAS; encoded by the coding sequence ATGCGGACGTTCGTCGTCGGCGCGGCCACGGTTCGCGTGCACGCCACCCCGGCCGAGCTTGGTGAGGACGCCGCCGCGGTCGCGGCCGACGTCATCGGTGCCGCGGTGGCGGCCCGCGGCACCGCCAACGTCATGTTCGCGACCGGCAACTCGCAGCTGGCCTTCCTCGCCGCCCTCACGGCGCGACCCGACGTCGGCTGGTCGCAGGTGGTCGGCTTCCACATGGACGAGTACGTCGGGCTCGGCTCGGATCACCCGGCCTCGTTCCGGCGCTACCTGCGCGAGCGGGTCGTCGAGCGCGTCCGCCCGGGCGCCTTCCACTACCTCGACGGGGACGCCGCCGACCCGGTCGCGGAGTGCGCCCGCTACGCGGCGCTGCTGGCCGAGCACCCGCTCGACCTCTGCTGCCTCGGCATCGGCGAGAACGGTCACCTCGCCTTCAACGACCCGCCGGTCGCCGACTTCGACGACCCGCGCGCGGTGAAGGTCGTGGAGCTCGACGAGCGCTGCCGGGCCCAGCAGGTGGGGGAGGGGCACTTCGCCGCCCTCGAGGCGGTGCCGCCCCAGGCCCTCACCGTGACCATCCCGGCCCTGCTGGCGGCGGGGCGGGTGCTGGCGGTCGTGCCGGAGGCCCGCAAGCGCGACCCGGTCCGGGCCGCGCTGACCGGGCCCGTCACCACCGCCTGCCCGGCGTCGATCCTGCGCACCCGGGGGACGGTGACGATCGAGCTCGACGAGGAGTCGGCGGCGGGGATCGCCTCGTGA
- a CDS encoding RidA family protein has translation MFEARLAALGAELPGPFPPHDPLDAVIVHRGTARTSGCLPRDADGTLRATGVVGGGVTADTGRECAALCAQNALSLLRAALGSLDVIDRLLTLSVFIASTADFADQPRVADGASRFLVDVFGDAGRHTRSAIGVAALPRGAPVEVELIASLREEG, from the coding sequence GTGTTCGAGGCCCGACTCGCCGCGCTCGGCGCGGAGCTCCCGGGGCCGTTCCCACCGCACGACCCCCTCGACGCCGTGATCGTGCACCGGGGCACCGCCCGCACCTCCGGCTGCCTGCCCCGCGACGCCGACGGCACCCTTCGGGCGACCGGGGTCGTCGGCGGTGGCGTGACGGCCGACACCGGGCGCGAGTGCGCGGCTCTCTGCGCCCAGAACGCGCTGTCGCTGCTGCGGGCAGCGCTCGGGAGCCTCGACGTCATCGACCGGCTCCTCACCCTCAGCGTCTTCATCGCCAGCACCGCCGACTTCGCCGATCAGCCTCGGGTCGCTGACGGCGCCAGCCGGTTCCTCGTCGACGTCTTCGGCGACGCCGGGCGTCACACCCGCTCGGCCATCGGCGTCGCAGCGCTGCCGCGGGGCGCGCCCGTCGAGGTCGAGCTCATCGCGTCGCTCCGGGAGGAAGGCTGA
- a CDS encoding ThuA domain-containing protein: MRGGELLFVTQVAAYAGGPAGVHGVLDQAAVGVAECAELADLRAARVDDVRDLDDDRVESARALALFTIGETPWSAAQRAAITRRVRAGELAVLAIHSATDSCYGWADYGRLVGARFDGHPWTQTVDLEVVDPAHPATRHLGATWRWHDEVYTFRDLRPDARVLLRVPEDQLDLDAPGASTPPFGFPLAWCFTEGDGRVFSTSLGHFPGAWETPAYLQHLHGGLRWALGAA, from the coding sequence ATGAGGGGCGGCGAGCTCCTCTTCGTCACCCAGGTGGCGGCCTACGCCGGCGGGCCCGCCGGCGTCCACGGCGTCCTCGACCAGGCCGCGGTCGGCGTCGCCGAGTGCGCCGAGCTCGCCGACCTGCGGGCGGCGCGGGTCGACGACGTCCGAGACCTCGACGACGACCGGGTCGAGTCGGCGCGAGCGCTGGCGCTCTTCACGATCGGCGAGACGCCCTGGTCGGCGGCCCAGCGCGCCGCGATCACGCGGCGAGTCCGCGCCGGCGAGCTGGCCGTGCTCGCGATCCACTCGGCCACCGACTCCTGCTACGGGTGGGCGGACTACGGGCGGCTCGTCGGTGCCCGCTTCGACGGGCACCCGTGGACCCAGACCGTCGACCTCGAGGTCGTCGATCCAGCCCACCCCGCGACTCGCCACCTCGGTGCCACCTGGCGCTGGCACGACGAGGTCTACACGTTCCGCGACCTGCGCCCCGACGCCCGAGTGCTGCTGCGGGTCCCCGAGGACCAGCTCGACCTCGACGCGCCCGGTGCGAGCACGCCGCCGTTCGGGTTCCCCCTGGCCTGGTGCTTCACCGAGGGCGACGGCCGGGTGTTCTCGACCAGCCTCGGGCACTTCCCCGGGGCCTGGGAGACACCCGCGTACCTGCAGCACCTCCACGGCGGGCTCCGCTGGGCGCTCGGCGCGGCCTGA
- a CDS encoding alpha/beta hydrolase family protein, whose protein sequence is MVTTADAVTRRRNFSPWHQWMTRLAETQSVDPLPVDALATLESWQARCRGRLVELLGPWPEPVPLNLETLDEEHCDGYRQARVVFDSEAGMSVPAYLLVPDDRTEPGPAILACHGHGPGKALVVGLETTEAPHGDYARQLARRGYVVLAPDLRCFGERADWNPPDIYACDINLVHATMAGLSPLTQNLFDLTRCLDVLEGHELVDPARLGMVGLSLGGTMTLFTAAWDERVAAAVVSGFFSSWTESHKMPWNMCGSQVLPGMLGRLEHVDLGALIAPRPLLVQTGTEDLIFPVAAARKSVSQLGAVYRHLGAEGRLVHDVFEGDHQWREAGPAAFLDRWLGRTRAA, encoded by the coding sequence ACGGCCGACGCCGTGACCCGGCGACGCAACTTCTCGCCGTGGCACCAGTGGATGACCCGCCTCGCGGAAACGCAGTCCGTCGACCCGCTGCCGGTGGACGCCCTGGCGACCCTCGAGTCTTGGCAGGCGCGCTGCCGCGGCCGGCTCGTCGAGCTCCTCGGCCCGTGGCCCGAGCCGGTCCCGCTCAACCTCGAGACCCTCGACGAGGAGCACTGCGACGGCTACCGCCAGGCGCGCGTGGTCTTCGACAGCGAGGCCGGCATGTCCGTCCCCGCCTACCTGCTCGTGCCGGACGACCGGACCGAGCCCGGGCCGGCGATCCTCGCTTGCCACGGGCACGGCCCGGGCAAGGCGCTCGTCGTCGGCCTCGAGACGACCGAGGCACCGCACGGCGACTACGCCCGCCAGCTGGCGCGGCGGGGCTATGTGGTGCTCGCGCCAGACCTGCGCTGCTTCGGGGAGCGAGCCGACTGGAACCCGCCCGACATCTACGCCTGCGACATCAACCTCGTGCACGCGACGATGGCCGGCCTCTCCCCGCTGACCCAGAACCTCTTCGACCTCACCCGGTGCCTCGACGTGCTCGAGGGCCACGAGCTCGTCGACCCGGCGCGCCTCGGCATGGTCGGCCTCTCCCTCGGGGGCACGATGACGCTGTTCACCGCCGCGTGGGACGAGCGGGTCGCGGCCGCGGTCGTGAGCGGCTTCTTCTCCTCGTGGACCGAGTCCCACAAGATGCCCTGGAACATGTGCGGTTCCCAGGTGCTCCCCGGCATGCTCGGACGGCTCGAGCACGTCGACCTCGGCGCGCTCATCGCGCCCCGGCCGCTGCTGGTGCAGACCGGCACCGAGGACCTGATCTTCCCTGTGGCCGCGGCGAGGAAGTCGGTGAGCCAACTCGGCGCGGTGTACCGCCATCTCGGCGCCGAAGGCCGGCTGGTCCACGACGTCTTCGAGGGTGACCACCAGTGGCGCGAGGCCGGACCGGCGGCATTCCTCGACCGATGGCTCGGGCGGACGCGAGCGGCCTGA